Proteins encoded within one genomic window of Streptomyces sp. NBC_01314:
- a CDS encoding acyl-CoA dehydrogenase family protein gives MTAPTKSPSFDPADFLGLDDLLDPEDLAVRETVRSWAGDRVLPYVAEWYEQGELPGIRELARELGAIGALGMSLQGYGCAGASAVQYGLACLELEAADSGIRSLVSVQGSLAMYAIHRFGSEEQKQTWLPRMASGEVIGCFGLTEPDHGSDPSSMRTYAKRDGGDWVLNGRKMWITNGSVAGVAVVWAQTEEGVRGFVVPTDTAGFSAPEIKHKWSLRASVTSELVLDDVRLPEAAVLPEVRGLKGPLSCLSHARYGIVWGSMGAARACFESAVEYARTREQFGKPIGGFQLTQAKLADMAVELHKGILLAHHLGRRMDAGRLRPEQISFGKLNNVREAIEICRTARTILGANGISLEYPVMRHATNLESVLTYEGTVEMHQLVLGKALTGLDAFR, from the coding sequence ATGACCGCGCCCACGAAATCGCCGTCCTTCGACCCCGCCGATTTCCTCGGCCTCGACGATCTGCTCGACCCCGAGGATCTCGCCGTGCGGGAGACCGTGCGGAGCTGGGCGGGGGATCGGGTACTGCCGTATGTCGCCGAATGGTACGAGCAGGGGGAGTTGCCCGGGATCCGGGAGTTGGCCCGGGAGTTGGGGGCGATCGGGGCGCTGGGGATGTCGCTCCAGGGGTACGGGTGCGCGGGGGCCAGTGCGGTGCAGTACGGGCTCGCCTGTCTGGAGCTGGAGGCAGCGGACTCGGGGATCCGTTCGCTCGTGTCCGTGCAGGGGTCGCTCGCCATGTACGCGATCCACCGGTTCGGGAGCGAGGAACAGAAGCAGACGTGGCTGCCGCGTATGGCCTCCGGTGAGGTCATCGGGTGCTTCGGGCTCACCGAGCCCGACCATGGGTCCGACCCGTCGTCGATGCGTACGTACGCCAAGCGGGACGGCGGCGACTGGGTCCTGAACGGGCGGAAGATGTGGATCACGAACGGGTCCGTCGCCGGGGTCGCCGTGGTGTGGGCGCAGACCGAGGAGGGCGTCCGGGGGTTCGTCGTGCCCACGGACACCGCCGGGTTCTCCGCGCCGGAGATCAAGCACAAGTGGTCCCTGCGCGCCTCCGTCACCAGTGAACTCGTCCTGGACGACGTGCGGTTGCCCGAAGCCGCCGTACTCCCGGAGGTCAGGGGACTGAAAGGGCCGCTGAGTTGTCTTTCGCACGCCCGCTACGGAATCGTGTGGGGTTCGATGGGCGCCGCGCGGGCGTGTTTCGAGTCGGCCGTCGAATACGCCAGGACGCGGGAACAGTTCGGGAAGCCGATCGGCGGATTCCAGCTCACCCAGGCCAAACTCGCCGACATGGCGGTCGAGTTGCACAAAGGGATTCTGCTCGCCCACCATCTGGGGCGGCGGATGGACGCGGGACGGCTCCGTCCCGAGCAGATCAGTTTCGGCAAGCTGAACAACGTACGAGAGGCGATCGAGATCTGCCGTACCGCCCGCACGATTCTCGGCGCGAACGGGATCTCCCTCGAGTACCCGGTGATGCGGCACGCGACGAATCTGGAGTCCGTGCTCACCTACGAGGGCACCGTCGAAATGCACCAACTGGTGCTGGGCAAGGCGCTCACCGGTCTTGACGCCTTCCGGTGA
- a CDS encoding LLM class flavin-dependent oxidoreductase, whose translation MGSSYGRGRLHLAAAIDQRAVCDARVCVELARLAERGALDFVTLGDSFGRPGLDASAVLARVAPETGRIGLVPAVTTTRTEPSHVRAAVATLDWVSRGRAGWWIEVPGPEEEEEEEAWLPGRRHAASGDELWWEAGEVADVATRSRDGWEDGTGIRAVGAGRFIDREKGPHVDREGVEVAGFSGREPPIVPRSPQGRPVRVVDATEGESSGTTARYADVALLRVTDPVHADAVRTELRDAAAGFGRDPDELRVLVSLKVDLGGGEHAAEPGHGGGGPRQTAEGPLYRGGPVDLAELITAWHRAGAADGFHLVPVEPRRDLERLVNGTVALLQHRGLFRTFYPGSTLREHLGLARPAARPAVTGREAGRAAGGAS comes from the coding sequence ATGGGGTCGTCGTACGGTCGGGGGCGGTTGCACCTGGCCGCAGCCATTGATCAGCGTGCGGTGTGTGACGCGAGGGTGTGTGTCGAGCTCGCCCGGCTCGCGGAGCGGGGGGCCTTGGATTTTGTGACGCTCGGGGACTCGTTCGGGCGGCCGGGGCTGGACGCGTCGGCGGTGTTGGCGCGGGTGGCGCCGGAGACGGGGCGGATCGGGCTGGTGCCGGCTGTGACGACGACGCGTACCGAGCCGTCTCATGTGCGGGCGGCCGTGGCGACGCTCGACTGGGTCAGTCGGGGGCGGGCCGGGTGGTGGATCGAGGTGCCGGGCCCGGAGGAGGAGGAGGAGGAGGAGGCTTGGCTGCCGGGACGGCGGCATGCCGCGTCCGGCGACGAGCTGTGGTGGGAGGCCGGGGAAGTGGCCGACGTGGCCACCCGGTCGCGGGACGGCTGGGAGGACGGCACCGGGATCCGTGCTGTCGGGGCCGGACGGTTCATCGACCGGGAGAAGGGGCCCCACGTCGACCGCGAGGGTGTCGAGGTCGCCGGGTTCTCTGGCCGGGAGCCCCCGATCGTGCCCCGGTCGCCGCAGGGGCGTCCCGTGCGGGTCGTCGACGCGACCGAGGGGGAGAGCAGTGGGACCACCGCCCGGTATGCGGATGTGGCACTGCTGCGGGTCACCGACCCCGTCCACGCCGACGCCGTACGGACGGAACTGCGGGACGCGGCGGCCGGGTTCGGGCGGGACCCCGATGAGCTGCGGGTTCTGGTGAGCCTCAAAGTGGATCTCGGCGGTGGTGAGCACGCGGCCGAGCCGGGCCACGGCGGGGGAGGCCCACGGCAGACCGCGGAGGGTCCGCTGTACCGGGGTGGGCCCGTCGACCTCGCCGAGCTGATCACCGCCTGGCACCGGGCCGGGGCCGCCGACGGCTTCCACCTCGTCCCCGTCGAGCCGCGCCGTGATCTGGAGCGACTCGTCAACGGGACGGTGGCGCTGCTCCAGCACCGCGGGCTGTTCCGCACCTTCTACCCGGGCAGCACGCTCCGCGAGCACCTGGGCCTCGCCCGCCCCGCCGCCCGGCCCGCCGTGACAGGGCGAGAGGCGGGGAGAGCCGCAGGGGGAGCGTCCTGA
- a CDS encoding DUF5685 family protein, whose product MFGMVRPCSHRLGEGLRTQWMAHLCGLCLALRGDHGQFARIVTNYDGLLVSVLTEAQAERTSDWRRTAGPCPLRGMRTASVAQGEGARLAAAVSLVLASAKVRDHVADGDGVLARKPVARAARRVATNWGRAGARTGSDIGFDTAVLVDAVDRQVGIEALAGPGTPLLTVTEPTETATAAAFAHTAILAGRPGNAAPLAEAGRLFGRLAHLLDAVEDRAADAAVGAWNPLTATGTSLAEARWLADDALHGIRLALREADFVDGELAHRLLVHELRRSVDRAFGAVPVCSAHQPGGAPVPGDPYAGDGGNPYAGGAGDPYADGGGNPFGGGGGGYGGGGGFGGVPSPQPPKRRGFWAGCGMFTLLCCTCQMCCAKEYEGPWSRKKREGCCRDCDCDCCEACECCGCDC is encoded by the coding sequence GTGTTCGGAATGGTGAGGCCCTGCAGCCATCGGCTCGGCGAAGGGCTGCGGACGCAATGGATGGCACATCTGTGCGGGCTCTGCCTCGCGCTGCGCGGGGATCACGGGCAGTTCGCCCGGATCGTCACCAATTATGACGGTCTGCTGGTCTCGGTTCTGACGGAGGCTCAGGCAGAGCGCACCAGCGACTGGCGGCGCACCGCCGGACCCTGTCCGCTGCGCGGGATGCGCACCGCCTCCGTCGCACAGGGCGAGGGCGCGCGGCTCGCCGCCGCCGTCTCGCTGGTGCTCGCCTCGGCCAAGGTGCGTGACCATGTGGCTGATGGAGACGGAGTGCTCGCGCGCAAGCCGGTGGCGCGCGCCGCGCGCCGGGTTGCGACGAACTGGGGGCGCGCCGGGGCGCGTACGGGATCGGACATCGGGTTCGACACGGCGGTGCTGGTCGACGCCGTGGACCGGCAGGTCGGCATCGAGGCGCTCGCCGGGCCGGGAACCCCGCTGCTGACGGTCACCGAGCCCACCGAGACGGCGACGGCGGCGGCCTTCGCGCACACCGCGATCCTGGCCGGACGGCCGGGCAACGCCGCACCGCTCGCCGAGGCCGGACGCCTTTTCGGACGGCTCGCCCATCTGCTGGACGCCGTGGAGGACCGCGCCGCCGACGCCGCCGTGGGCGCGTGGAACCCGCTGACCGCCACGGGGACCTCCCTCGCCGAGGCCCGGTGGCTCGCCGACGACGCCCTGCACGGCATTCGGCTCGCCCTGCGCGAGGCCGACTTCGTGGACGGCGAGCTGGCCCATCGGCTGCTCGTGCACGAGTTGCGCAGGTCGGTGGACCGGGCGTTCGGGGCGGTGCCGGTGTGTTCGGCGCATCAGCCCGGCGGGGCGCCGGTGCCGGGCGATCCGTATGCCGGGGACGGCGGGAATCCCTACGCGGGCGGCGCCGGTGATCCCTACGCCGACGGCGGTGGGAATCCGTTCGGTGGTGGCGGCGGAGGGTATGGCGGGGGCGGTGGCTTCGGTGGGGTGCCGTCGCCGCAGCCGCCGAAGCGGCGGGGGTTCTGGGCGGGGTGCGGGATGTTCACGCTGCTGTGCTGCACCTGCCAGATGTGCTGCGCGAAGGAGTACGAGGGCCCTTGGTCCCGGAAGAAGCGTGAGGGCTGCTGCCGGGACTGCGACTGTGACTGCTGTGAGGCGTGCGAGTGCTGCGGTTGCGACTGCTGA
- a CDS encoding helix-turn-helix transcriptional regulator codes for MDPLDNWITSDQACARLGIAWRTLYNHHRNTPDFPRPRHIGRTLLWPADKLDEWRTKHPPRKKRDDER; via the coding sequence ATGGACCCCCTCGACAACTGGATCACCAGCGATCAGGCATGCGCACGGCTCGGCATCGCCTGGCGCACCCTCTACAACCACCACCGCAACACCCCAGACTTCCCCCGCCCCCGCCACATCGGCCGCACCCTCCTATGGCCCGCCGACAAGCTCGACGAATGGCGCACCAAGCACCCGCCACGCAAGAAAAGAGACGATGAAAGATGA
- a CDS encoding FAD/NAD(P)-binding protein has translation MPSASSSHSSTLSSRPSLVIVGAGPRGTGLIERIAANAGELYAGVGFDIHLVDPHPPGAGRIWRADQSPLLWMNSQAEDITMFTDETVRMDGPVREGPTLHEWAGLDGRVFADRRIQGEYLRWVHESAVADLPEGVTVHHHPRRALRVGGPGEGRQQVWLEGRPRPLLADLVVLALGHLDAELDDEQQRLADYARAHGLVHMPPDFTADSDLSLLAPGEPVLVRGFGLAFVDLMVLLTEGRGGWYEGYEGYEGYEGYEGYEGNTDGELTYHASGREPVLHVGSRRGVPYHSKIGYDLEGERPPLPRFFGPAEVDELLGRAAGFDFRRDVWPLVEKELGFAHYHRLFTAHPGRTAMAWADFEEKYAAADAGERAVLVASAVPDAADRLDLAALDRPLEGVRYGSHEQFQDGLRGYVEADLARRHDDAFSADLGVFFGLLSVYGQLIRLGNVGSWWHGFFSYLASGPPGPRLRQMLALSRAGVLNFVGADMGVVAEGGVFRASSVTVPGGSVEARALIEARLPEPTVARVRDGLLRELYDDGDVVETAEGLVAVDPEDGRVLDRTGRPHPRRFALGPYTNSRTPGAFTRPRTGGPAFRQNDATARAVLAFLRDLGCRVAA, from the coding sequence ATGCCGTCTGCCTCTTCTTCTCATTCCTCCACGCTTTCCTCGCGGCCGTCCCTGGTGATCGTCGGGGCCGGGCCGCGCGGCACCGGACTGATCGAGCGGATCGCCGCCAACGCCGGTGAGCTGTACGCGGGCGTGGGCTTCGACATCCATCTCGTCGATCCTCATCCGCCGGGTGCCGGGCGTATCTGGCGTGCGGACCAGTCGCCGCTGCTGTGGATGAACTCGCAGGCCGAGGACATCACCATGTTCACCGACGAGACGGTGCGGATGGACGGGCCCGTACGGGAGGGGCCCACCCTGCACGAGTGGGCGGGGCTCGACGGGCGGGTCTTCGCGGACCGGCGCATACAGGGCGAGTATCTGCGGTGGGTGCACGAGAGTGCCGTGGCCGATCTGCCCGAGGGGGTCACGGTTCACCATCACCCGCGGCGGGCGCTGCGGGTCGGCGGACCGGGTGAAGGGCGTCAGCAGGTGTGGCTGGAGGGGCGCCCGCGTCCGCTCCTCGCGGACCTCGTCGTCCTCGCGCTCGGTCATCTGGACGCCGAACTCGACGACGAGCAGCAGCGATTGGCCGATTACGCCCGCGCCCATGGGCTCGTCCACATGCCGCCGGACTTCACCGCCGACAGCGACCTGTCGCTGCTGGCCCCCGGAGAACCGGTGCTCGTGCGGGGCTTCGGGCTCGCCTTCGTCGACCTCATGGTGCTGCTGACGGAGGGGCGCGGCGGGTGGTACGAGGGGTACGAGGGGTACGAGGGGTACGAGGGGTACGAGGGGTACGAGGGAAACACTGACGGGGAGTTGACGTATCACGCGTCCGGACGGGAGCCCGTGCTGCATGTCGGGTCGCGGCGCGGGGTGCCGTACCACTCGAAGATCGGGTACGACCTGGAGGGGGAACGGCCGCCGCTGCCGAGGTTCTTCGGGCCGGCCGAGGTCGACGAACTGCTGGGCAGGGCGGCCGGGTTCGACTTCCGGCGCGATGTGTGGCCGTTGGTGGAGAAGGAGCTGGGGTTCGCGCACTACCACCGGCTGTTCACCGCTCATCCCGGGCGGACGGCCATGGCCTGGGCGGACTTCGAGGAGAAGTACGCGGCGGCGGACGCGGGGGAGCGGGCGGTGCTGGTGGCGTCGGCGGTGCCGGACGCGGCCGACCGGCTGGACCTGGCCGCGCTGGACCGTCCGTTGGAGGGGGTGCGGTACGGGTCGCACGAGCAGTTCCAGGACGGGCTGCGCGGCTATGTCGAGGCCGACCTGGCACGCCGTCACGACGACGCCTTCAGTGCCGACCTGGGGGTCTTCTTCGGGCTGTTGTCCGTCTACGGGCAGTTGATCCGGCTCGGCAACGTCGGGTCCTGGTGGCACGGGTTCTTCAGCTATCTGGCCTCCGGGCCGCCAGGTCCCCGGCTGCGGCAGATGCTCGCCCTGTCGCGGGCCGGCGTCCTGAACTTCGTCGGGGCGGACATGGGAGTGGTCGCCGAGGGCGGGGTGTTCCGGGCCTCCAGTGTCACCGTGCCCGGGGGGTCCGTCGAGGCGAGGGCGCTGATCGAGGCGCGGTTGCCGGAGCCGACGGTGGCGCGGGTCCGCGACGGGTTGCTGCGCGAGCTGTACGACGACGGGGATGTCGTCGAGACGGCGGAGGGGCTGGTCGCCGTCGACCCCGAGGACGGACGCGTGCTGGACCGGACAGGGCGCCCCCACCCTCGGCGCTTCGCCCTCGGGCCTTACACGAACAGCCGTACGCCGGGGGCCTTCACCCGGCCGCGCACGGGTGGGCCCGCCTTCCGGCAGAACGACGCGACGGCTCGGGCCGTACTCGCGTTCCTGCGTGACCTGGGGTGCCGCGTGGCCGCGTGA
- a CDS encoding esterase/lipase family protein, protein MLPWKRLIRPLAALCLAAAATAVPATAAEAADTAAAPSHGWNDYSCKPSSAHPRPVVLVHGTFANSVDNWLGLAPYLVNRGYCVYSLDYGQLPGVAFFNGLGPIDRSAEQLDAFVDRVLAATGAAEADLVGHSQGGMMPRYYLKFLGGAAEVNALVGIAPSNHGTTLNGLTELLTYFPGAGDLLSSATPALADQAAGSPFMTRLNAGGDTVPGVTYTVLATKYDEVVTPYRSQFLDGPNVRNIVIQDLCALDLSEHAAIGLLDRIAFHEVVNALDPAHATPTTCLSAVG, encoded by the coding sequence ATGCTGCCCTGGAAGCGCCTGATCAGACCGTTGGCCGCCCTGTGCCTGGCCGCCGCGGCGACCGCCGTCCCCGCCACCGCCGCCGAAGCCGCCGACACGGCCGCCGCACCCAGCCATGGCTGGAACGACTACTCCTGCAAACCCTCCAGCGCCCACCCCCGCCCCGTCGTCCTCGTCCACGGAACCTTCGCGAACTCCGTCGACAACTGGCTGGGCCTCGCGCCGTACCTCGTGAACCGGGGCTACTGCGTCTACTCCCTCGACTACGGCCAACTCCCCGGCGTCGCCTTCTTCAACGGGCTCGGCCCCATCGACAGGTCGGCGGAGCAGCTCGACGCCTTCGTCGACCGGGTGCTCGCCGCGACCGGCGCCGCCGAGGCCGACCTCGTCGGTCACTCGCAGGGCGGCATGATGCCCCGCTACTACCTCAAGTTCCTCGGCGGAGCCGCGGAGGTGAACGCCCTCGTCGGCATCGCCCCCTCCAACCACGGCACCACCCTGAACGGGCTCACCGAACTCCTCACGTACTTCCCGGGCGCCGGCGACCTGCTGTCCTCCGCGACCCCGGCCCTCGCCGACCAGGCGGCCGGATCCCCCTTCATGACCAGGCTCAACGCGGGCGGCGACACCGTCCCCGGCGTCACGTACACGGTCCTCGCCACCAAGTACGACGAGGTGGTCACGCCGTACCGGTCCCAGTTCCTCGACGGGCCGAACGTACGCAACATCGTCATCCAGGACCTCTGCGCGCTCGACCTCTCCGAGCACGCGGCGATCGGACTCCTCGACCGCATCGCGTTCCACGAGGTCGTCAACGCCCTCGACCCGGCCCACGCCACCCCCACGACCTGCCTCTCGGCCGTCGGCTGA
- a CDS encoding cell division protein SepF, protein MGSVRKASAWLGLVDDNDDERYYDDDYADERESGSGEAWVTDPRVKVASESVQDHGRRIGTVTPDSFRDARHIGELFRDGVPVIMNLTNMEAGDAKRVVDFAAGLIFGLRGSIERVSNRVFLLTPADTEIVSGEVASRPVDGFFNQS, encoded by the coding sequence ATGGGATCGGTGCGCAAGGCGAGTGCCTGGCTTGGCCTCGTCGACGACAACGATGACGAGCGTTACTACGACGACGACTACGCCGATGAGCGGGAGTCCGGCTCCGGCGAGGCCTGGGTCACCGACCCTCGCGTCAAGGTCGCGTCCGAGTCCGTGCAGGACCACGGCCGCCGGATCGGCACGGTCACGCCGGACAGCTTCCGTGACGCCCGGCACATCGGTGAGCTCTTCCGGGACGGCGTCCCGGTCATCATGAACCTCACGAACATGGAGGCCGGCGACGCCAAGCGTGTCGTCGACTTCGCGGCCGGCCTGATCTTCGGTCTGCGCGGCTCCATCGAGCGGGTGTCCAACCGCGTGTTCCTGCTGACCCCGGCCGACACGGAGATCGTCAGCGGCGAGGTCGCGAGCCGTCCGGTCGACGGTTTCTTCAACCAGAGCTGA
- a CDS encoding S1 family peptidase, with the protein MRIKRTTPRSGIARRTRLIAVTAGLAAAAAVTVPTANAAGTQTFSTSELKSASSSVLKADIPGTAWAIDPATDKVVVTVDSTVSQGELAQIKEAAGENADALTIKRTPGKFNKLIKGGDAIYASSWRCSLGFNVRSGSTYYFVTAGHCTDGAGTWYSNSGRTTVLGPTAGSSFPTNDYGLVRYSNTSIAKDGTAGSVDITSAATPSVGTNVIRTGSTTGTRTGRVTALNATVNYGGGDIVYGMIQTTVCAEPGDSGGPLYGSNGVAYGLTSGGSGNCTSGGTTFFQPVTEALSAYGVSVY; encoded by the coding sequence GTGAGGATCAAGCGCACCACCCCCCGCAGCGGTATAGCGAGACGGACCCGGCTGATCGCCGTGACCGCCGGACTCGCGGCCGCGGCCGCCGTCACGGTTCCCACCGCCAACGCGGCAGGCACCCAGACGTTCAGCACATCCGAGCTCAAGAGCGCCAGCTCATCGGTGCTCAAGGCCGACATCCCGGGTACCGCCTGGGCCATCGACCCGGCGACGGACAAGGTCGTCGTCACCGTCGACAGCACCGTCTCCCAGGGCGAGCTCGCGCAGATCAAGGAGGCGGCGGGCGAGAACGCCGACGCCCTGACGATCAAGCGGACCCCGGGCAAGTTCAACAAGTTGATCAAGGGCGGCGACGCCATCTATGCGAGTAGCTGGCGCTGCTCCCTCGGCTTCAACGTCCGCAGCGGGAGCACCTACTACTTCGTGACCGCCGGGCACTGCACCGACGGCGCGGGCACCTGGTACTCCAACTCCGGCCGCACCACGGTCCTCGGACCGACCGCCGGGTCGAGCTTCCCGACCAACGACTACGGCCTCGTGCGCTACAGCAACACGTCCATCGCCAAGGACGGCACCGCGGGCAGTGTGGACATCACCAGCGCGGCCACGCCGAGCGTGGGCACCAACGTCATCCGCACCGGCTCCACCACCGGTACCCGTACCGGACGAGTGACCGCCCTCAACGCGACCGTGAACTACGGTGGCGGCGACATCGTCTACGGCATGATCCAGACCACGGTCTGTGCCGAACCCGGCGACTCCGGCGGCCCGCTCTACGGCAGCAACGGCGTGGCGTACGGTCTGACCTCCGGCGGCAGCGGCAACTGCACCTCCGGCGGAACGACCTTCTTCCAGCCGGTCACCGAGGCCCTGAGCGCGTACGGAGTCAGCGTCTACTAG
- a CDS encoding S1 family peptidase, which yields MKHRRIPRRRAVVTGAGIAALVAAGVTFQTANASETAPAPTPKALSITAAGKLALTLDTDLGADAAGTYYDAKSKLLVVNVLDETAAETVEAAGAKARIVENSLAELKGARTTLKSDATIPGTAWATDPTTNKVVVTADRTVSKAELARLTKVVDGLGAKAELKRTKGEYKPFVAGGDAITGGSGRCSLGFNVVKGGEPFFLTAGHCTEGISTWSAGGRVIGENEDSSFPGDDYGLVKYTADVDHPSEVNLYDGSTQAISGAAEATVGMKVTRSGSTTQVHSGTVTGLDATVNYGSGDIVNGLVQTDVCAEPGDSGGSLFSGDKAIGLTSGGSGDCTAGGETFFQPVTEALSATGTQIG from the coding sequence TTGAAGCACCGACGCATACCCAGGCGCCGTGCCGTCGTGACGGGTGCGGGCATCGCCGCACTGGTCGCCGCGGGAGTGACCTTCCAGACTGCGAACGCGAGTGAGACCGCGCCGGCCCCCACGCCGAAAGCGCTCTCCATCACGGCGGCCGGAAAGCTCGCCCTGACCCTCGACACGGACCTCGGAGCCGACGCCGCGGGAACGTACTACGACGCGAAGAGCAAGCTCCTCGTCGTGAACGTGCTCGACGAGACCGCCGCCGAGACCGTCGAGGCGGCCGGCGCCAAGGCCCGCATCGTCGAGAACTCCCTCGCCGAGCTGAAGGGCGCCCGGACGACCCTCAAGTCGGACGCCACCATCCCCGGTACCGCCTGGGCCACCGACCCGACCACCAACAAGGTCGTCGTCACCGCGGACCGCACGGTCTCGAAGGCCGAGCTGGCGAGATTGACGAAGGTCGTGGACGGCCTCGGTGCCAAGGCCGAACTCAAGCGCACCAAGGGCGAGTACAAGCCCTTCGTCGCGGGCGGCGACGCCATCACCGGCGGCAGCGGCCGCTGCTCCCTCGGCTTCAACGTGGTCAAGGGCGGCGAGCCGTTCTTCCTGACGGCCGGTCACTGCACCGAGGGCATCTCCACGTGGTCGGCCGGCGGCCGGGTCATCGGCGAGAACGAGGACTCCAGCTTCCCGGGCGACGACTACGGCCTGGTCAAGTACACCGCGGACGTCGACCACCCCAGCGAGGTCAACCTCTACGACGGCTCGACCCAGGCCATCTCCGGGGCCGCCGAGGCGACCGTCGGTATGAAGGTCACCCGCAGCGGCTCGACCACCCAGGTCCACAGCGGCACGGTCACCGGCCTCGACGCCACCGTGAACTACGGCAGCGGCGACATCGTCAACGGCCTCGTCCAGACCGACGTCTGCGCCGAACCCGGCGACAGCGGCGGCTCGCTCTTCTCCGGCGACAAGGCCATCGGCCTCACCTCCGGAGGCAGCGGCGACTGCACCGCGGGCGGCGAGACCTTCTTCCAGCCCGTCACCGAGGCGCTGTCGGCGACCGGTACGCAGATCGGCTGA
- the tnpB gene encoding IS607 family element RNA-guided endonuclease TnpB, translated as MKRFQPQPGFVVQAFRYALDPNAAQERALRSHCGAARAAYNWAVGWVTASWWQRKAEETYGVAESELTQWRRWSLPSLRKAFNEAKRTDPRLSTWWEENSKEAYSTGLANASAAFDNYAKSKNGKRRGKRMGAPRFKSKRKARLSCRFTTGTIRVDADGRHVTLPRLGTLRAHEPTGGLLARVRAGTARILSATVRHERGRWFVSFQVEVKREIARVARPDAAVGIDLGVKTLAVMADSTGEIRTVANPGHYDRARKQLRRASRVVSRRQGPDRRTGQKPSKRWEKANAQRNKVHHRVANLREDALHKLTTSVAAEYGTVVVEDLNVAGMLRNRRLARRIADAGFGEIRRQLAYKTRRRHATRTIVADRWYPSSKTCSGCGAVKAKLPLHVRTYACDACGLVLDRDDNAALNLAALAAACTTGTRVAGDQDTAPAVSKPRGADQKTRAIRPRRKTGAGRAGGATLPHQRQTETRDRTQTEALTLW; from the coding sequence GTGAAGAGATTCCAGCCGCAGCCCGGGTTCGTGGTGCAGGCGTTCCGGTACGCGCTCGATCCGAACGCCGCCCAGGAGCGGGCGTTGCGTTCGCACTGCGGTGCGGCCCGCGCGGCGTACAACTGGGCTGTCGGCTGGGTGACCGCCTCCTGGTGGCAGCGCAAGGCCGAGGAGACCTACGGCGTTGCGGAGTCGGAGCTGACGCAGTGGCGGCGGTGGTCGTTGCCGTCGCTGCGGAAGGCGTTCAACGAGGCCAAGCGCACCGATCCGCGTTTGTCCACCTGGTGGGAGGAGAACTCCAAGGAGGCGTACTCCACCGGGCTGGCGAACGCGTCGGCCGCGTTCGACAACTACGCGAAGTCGAAGAACGGCAAGCGGCGCGGCAAGCGGATGGGCGCGCCCCGGTTCAAGTCGAAGCGGAAGGCGCGTCTGTCCTGCCGGTTCACCACCGGCACGATCCGCGTCGACGCTGACGGGCGGCACGTCACGCTGCCCCGGCTCGGCACACTCCGCGCTCACGAGCCCACCGGCGGCCTCCTCGCCCGCGTCCGGGCCGGGACGGCCCGCATCCTGTCGGCGACCGTCCGGCACGAACGCGGACGCTGGTTCGTCTCGTTCCAGGTCGAGGTGAAGCGGGAGATCGCCCGCGTTGCCCGGCCGGACGCGGCGGTCGGTATCGACCTGGGCGTGAAGACTCTCGCGGTGATGGCCGACAGCACGGGTGAGATCCGCACCGTCGCCAACCCCGGGCACTACGACCGGGCACGCAAGCAACTGCGCCGCGCCTCCCGCGTCGTCTCCCGACGCCAGGGCCCCGACCGGCGCACCGGACAGAAGCCGTCGAAGCGGTGGGAGAAGGCCAACGCCCAGCGGAACAAGGTCCACCACCGCGTGGCGAACCTCCGCGAAGACGCCCTGCACAAGCTCACCACGAGCGTGGCCGCCGAGTACGGCACCGTCGTCGTCGAAGACCTCAACGTCGCCGGGATGCTCCGCAACCGGCGCCTGGCCCGCCGCATCGCGGACGCCGGATTCGGCGAGATCCGCCGCCAGCTCGCCTACAAGACCCGCCGGCGCCACGCCACCCGCACCATCGTGGCCGACCGCTGGTACCCCTCCTCCAAGACCTGTTCCGGGTGCGGCGCGGTGAAAGCCAAGCTGCCGCTGCACGTCCGGACCTACGCATGCGACGCCTGCGGCCTGGTCCTCGACCGGGACGACAACGCCGCACTCAACCTCGCCGCCCTCGCGGCAGCCTGCACGACTGGTACCAGAGTGGCCGGAGACCAGGACACCGCCCCGGCGGTGTCGAAGCCTCGTGGAGCCGACCAGAAGACCCGCGCCATCCGCCCCCGCCGCAAGACGGGTGCGGGGCGGGCAGGTGGCGCAACCCTGCCGCACCAGCGGCAGACGGAAACGAGAGACCGTACTCAAACCGAAGCGCTCACGCTCTGGTGA